In Salinibacterium sp. ZJ70, one DNA window encodes the following:
- a CDS encoding Fic family protein → MSDDRLSFWPAHGIETLPWQQEVRGGTREDRMLRSVDATIPPFIRELDYMPPLPVTLDTERALLAVAQADTDAEGHSAALSRFMVRSESAASSKIERINASARDYAKALAGNKSNMSATSMVAASTALHELITTVGQNARFDLDSLMSAHRALMAEDADDADYAGRLRDMQNWIGGSDRSPRDALHVPPAPKRVEELMDDLIAYLNRDDVPVMTQAAIGHAQFESIHAFTDGNGRIGRALVAAVLRRRGVTRNAVIPLASGLLARRDDYFATLGLYRQGDPAPLIRLFAQSARAAAECSRDTIARLKAMPGGWAAELKPRAGSAASAIIQAFYNHPVMRADDIEAVAGSTAAAYRAIDLLVDAGFIEEITGRKKDRVWAASEVMAELDDLDRRIQAAMHEGTRR, encoded by the coding sequence ATGAGCGACGATCGCCTCTCCTTCTGGCCAGCCCACGGCATCGAGACCCTCCCGTGGCAGCAGGAAGTGCGCGGCGGCACCCGCGAGGACCGGATGCTGCGGTCCGTCGATGCGACCATCCCGCCTTTCATCCGCGAGCTCGACTACATGCCGCCGCTTCCGGTGACGCTCGACACGGAGAGGGCGTTGCTCGCGGTAGCCCAGGCCGACACGGACGCCGAGGGTCACTCTGCCGCTCTGAGCCGCTTCATGGTCCGCTCTGAGTCCGCCGCGTCGTCCAAGATCGAACGGATCAACGCATCCGCCCGCGACTACGCCAAGGCACTCGCCGGCAACAAGAGCAACATGTCGGCCACCAGCATGGTTGCCGCCTCTACCGCCCTCCATGAGCTGATCACCACGGTTGGCCAGAACGCACGCTTCGACCTCGACTCGCTCATGAGCGCCCACCGCGCGCTCATGGCCGAAGACGCCGACGACGCTGACTACGCCGGGCGGCTGCGCGACATGCAGAACTGGATCGGCGGCAGCGACCGTTCCCCTCGCGACGCACTCCACGTTCCTCCTGCGCCGAAGCGGGTCGAAGAACTCATGGACGACCTGATCGCCTACCTCAACCGGGACGACGTTCCCGTGATGACGCAGGCCGCGATCGGGCACGCCCAGTTCGAGTCCATCCACGCCTTCACCGACGGCAACGGCCGCATCGGCCGTGCCCTCGTTGCCGCCGTACTGCGCCGCCGGGGCGTCACACGCAACGCCGTCATTCCGCTCGCCAGCGGCCTGCTCGCCAGGCGCGACGACTACTTCGCCACACTCGGCCTCTACCGCCAAGGAGACCCGGCGCCGCTCATCCGACTGTTCGCCCAGTCCGCCCGCGCGGCCGCCGAATGCTCCCGCGACACCATCGCCCGATTGAAGGCTATGCCCGGGGGGTGGGCTGCCGAGCTGAAGCCGCGGGCGGGATCCGCTGCGTCCGCCATCATCCAGGCGTTCTACAACCACCCTGTCATGCGAGCCGATGACATTGAAGCCGTCGCTGGTTCTACCGCGGCCGCCTACCGTGCGATCGACCTGCTCGTCGACGCCGGTTTCATCGAGGAGATCACCGGACGCAAGAAGGACCGCGTCTGGGCGGCATCCGAAGTGATGGCCGAGCTCGACGATCTCGACCGCCGCATCCAGGCGGCCATGCACGAAGGGACTCGCCGCTGA
- a CDS encoding Fic family protein, whose product MSKDATAKPSLASRWPPTTSEKRPWPPHDDVAIASRRQRMQARGDYDAAVPPFIADVPLSLNANVLAAADDASRELTRFDAEVGVIAAPFASILLRTESASSSEVENLTSSAKQVALVELNAASSANARLVVANVRAMNAALDLADEIDEAAIIAMQAALLGDSAPEHTGRFRDQQVWIGGGGFSPHSASFVPPHHERVPGLMADLTRFCRRTDIPVLVHVAIAHAQFETIHPFPDGNGRTGRALIQGMLRHGEVTRNVAVPVSAGLLGNTERYFEALTAYRRGDPAAIVDALSDAAFRAISNGQQLVTELRDISDAWKERIPARAGSTTSRLWNLLLRQPVINAKIVATELGVSERATMVAIRSLVENGVLAQTNDFARNRIWHAPEVLAALDSFGSRARRNAR is encoded by the coding sequence ATGTCGAAGGATGCGACGGCGAAACCCTCGCTCGCCTCGAGGTGGCCTCCCACCACTTCCGAGAAGCGACCGTGGCCGCCGCACGATGATGTCGCGATCGCGTCGCGCCGTCAACGGATGCAGGCCCGCGGTGACTACGACGCCGCTGTGCCGCCATTCATCGCCGACGTCCCACTGAGTCTGAACGCGAACGTGCTCGCGGCGGCCGACGACGCCAGCCGTGAGCTCACCCGCTTCGACGCCGAGGTCGGCGTCATCGCGGCACCCTTCGCATCCATCCTGTTGCGCACAGAGTCGGCATCCAGTTCTGAGGTGGAGAACCTCACCTCGAGCGCGAAACAGGTGGCCCTCGTCGAGCTGAATGCCGCATCATCCGCAAACGCCCGACTCGTCGTGGCGAACGTGCGCGCGATGAACGCCGCACTCGACCTCGCTGATGAGATCGACGAAGCAGCCATCATCGCCATGCAGGCGGCGCTGCTGGGAGACAGCGCCCCCGAGCACACCGGTCGCTTTCGCGACCAGCAGGTGTGGATCGGCGGCGGCGGGTTCTCGCCCCACAGCGCGTCGTTCGTTCCTCCCCACCACGAACGTGTGCCCGGACTCATGGCCGACCTCACCCGGTTCTGTCGGCGCACCGATATCCCTGTGCTTGTTCACGTCGCGATCGCGCACGCCCAGTTCGAGACAATCCACCCGTTCCCCGACGGCAACGGCCGCACCGGTCGCGCGCTCATCCAGGGCATGCTCCGCCACGGTGAGGTCACGCGCAATGTGGCAGTCCCCGTCTCGGCCGGACTCCTCGGAAACACCGAGCGGTACTTCGAAGCACTCACCGCATACCGCCGTGGCGACCCGGCTGCCATCGTCGACGCCCTCTCCGATGCAGCATTCCGCGCCATCAGCAACGGCCAACAACTGGTGACAGAGCTCCGCGACATCTCCGACGCCTGGAAGGAACGGATCCCCGCCCGGGCGGGATCCACCACGTCGCGTCTATGGAACCTGCTGCTGAGGCAGCCGGTCATCAACGCCAAGATAGTCGCCACCGAGCTCGGGGTCTCGGAGAGAGCGACCATGGTGGCGATCCGCTCACTGGTCGAGAACGGAGTTCTCGCGCAGACCAACGACTTCGCGCGCAACCGCATCTGGCACGCGCCTGAAGTGCTCGCGGCCCTCGACAGCTTCGGCAGTCGCGCTCGGCGCAACGCTCGGTAG
- a CDS encoding DUF1643 domain-containing protein: MTVEWTWEKTPDGQSRFVLGTVGENPLICFGINPSTAVPGQLDPTVTRVSKHAARTGHDSWTMLNVYPQISTDPKGMHLELDPQLKELNERHIAEHVAGRSLTIMAAWGTLVESRPHLRRLAHDIAALPELANCTWVSLGTTTKAGHPRHPLYVKGDAPLIPFDIATYTTAT; this comes from the coding sequence ATGACCGTCGAATGGACCTGGGAGAAAACACCGGACGGGCAGAGCCGGTTCGTGCTGGGCACCGTAGGCGAGAATCCGCTGATCTGCTTCGGCATCAACCCGTCTACCGCAGTGCCCGGCCAGCTGGACCCCACCGTGACACGCGTGAGCAAGCACGCCGCCCGCACGGGACATGACTCGTGGACCATGCTCAACGTCTACCCACAGATCTCCACCGACCCGAAGGGGATGCACCTCGAGCTCGACCCCCAACTCAAGGAGCTCAACGAGAGGCACATTGCCGAGCATGTCGCCGGCCGGTCACTGACGATCATGGCCGCCTGGGGCACGCTCGTTGAGTCCCGCCCGCACCTGCGCCGACTGGCCCACGACATCGCCGCACTCCCCGAACTTGCGAACTGCACCTGGGTCTCGCTCGGCACCACCACCAAGGCGGGCCACCCGAGGCACCCGCTGTATGTGAAGGGCGACGCTCCCCTCATCCCGTTCGACATCGCCACCTACACGACCGCCACCTAA